One Pseudocalidococcus azoricus BACA0444 DNA window includes the following coding sequences:
- a CDS encoding ABC transporter ATP-binding protein: protein MANHPLLQLLRHTHRHQAQIWRASLCSVLNKVFDLAPPLLIGMAVDVVVERQNSLLARWGIGDVTQQLILLSILSFVIWSLESLFEYLYDRLWRNLAQTVQHELRLEAYAHLQNLEMAYFEERSSGTLMAILNDDINQLERFLDRGANEILQVTTTVLVIGAVFFALAPGVAWFSMIPMPFIFWGSVAFQKRLAPRYADVREKAGLINERLTNNLGGILTIKSFTSEGYELDRLGLDSEAYRQSNQRAIALSAAYVPLIRFVILFGFTATLLFGGIAASRGALDVGAYSVMVFLTQRLLWPLTRLGETLDQYQRAMASTQRVINLLETPIAIHPGQRPLLPTQVRGELEFISVNFGYANRPGILKNINLKIPAGQTIGVVGATGSGKSTLVKLLLRLYEIHGGQILLDGIEIHEYNLRDLRASIGLVSQDVFLFHGTVAENIAYGAFDATPAEITQAAKIAEAHEFIQQLPQGYDTVVGERGQKLSGGQRQRLAIARAILKDPPILVLDEATSAVDNETEAAIQRSLAHITQNRTTIAVAHRLSTIRQAHCIYVMEQGEIAEFGTHEELLEKNGIYAHLWQVQTGAMGEIKKSLR, encoded by the coding sequence GTGGCTAATCATCCCCTCCTCCAACTCCTCCGCCATACCCATCGTCATCAAGCCCAAATTTGGCGAGCCTCCCTTTGTTCAGTCCTCAATAAAGTCTTTGATCTAGCACCGCCGCTCTTAATTGGCATGGCCGTAGATGTGGTGGTCGAACGACAAAACTCTCTCCTCGCCCGTTGGGGGATTGGGGATGTCACACAGCAGTTAATTCTGTTGTCCATTCTTTCCTTTGTGATTTGGAGTTTGGAATCCCTGTTTGAATACCTTTACGACCGACTCTGGCGGAACTTGGCCCAAACAGTCCAACATGAATTGCGCCTGGAAGCCTATGCCCACCTGCAAAACCTGGAAATGGCCTATTTTGAAGAACGCAGCAGTGGCACGTTGATGGCCATTTTGAATGATGACATTAACCAATTGGAACGATTTTTAGACCGGGGGGCGAATGAAATTCTCCAAGTAACCACAACCGTTTTGGTGATTGGGGCAGTCTTTTTTGCTCTAGCTCCCGGCGTGGCCTGGTTTTCGATGATTCCGATGCCGTTTATTTTTTGGGGTTCTGTTGCCTTTCAGAAAAGACTGGCCCCTCGCTATGCTGATGTCCGGGAAAAAGCTGGCCTGATCAACGAGCGACTCACCAATAACTTAGGCGGCATTCTGACCATTAAAAGTTTTACCTCCGAAGGGTATGAATTAGACCGCCTTGGCCTGGACAGTGAAGCCTATCGCCAAAGTAACCAGCGCGCCATTGCCCTCAGTGCCGCCTATGTTCCCCTGATTCGGTTTGTGATTTTATTTGGGTTCACGGCAACCTTATTGTTTGGGGGGATTGCGGCCAGTCGAGGTGCATTGGATGTCGGTGCCTACAGTGTGATGGTCTTTCTGACTCAGCGTTTACTCTGGCCCTTAACCCGGCTTGGGGAAACCTTGGATCAATATCAACGGGCTATGGCCTCCACCCAGCGAGTGATTAACCTCCTAGAAACCCCGATTGCGATTCACCCAGGCCAACGTCCGCTACTACCAACTCAAGTCAGAGGGGAACTGGAATTTATCAGCGTGAATTTTGGTTATGCGAACCGGCCTGGCATCCTCAAAAACATCAATCTGAAAATTCCAGCCGGTCAAACCATTGGAGTTGTGGGGGCAACGGGTTCGGGCAAAAGTACCTTAGTTAAATTGCTGCTACGGCTCTATGAAATTCACGGCGGGCAAATTCTCCTCGATGGCATTGAAATTCATGAATATAACCTCAGGGATTTAAGAGCCAGCATTGGCCTGGTCAGTCAGGATGTGTTCTTGTTTCATGGCACGGTTGCAGAAAATATTGCCTATGGAGCATTTGATGCCACCCCGGCTGAGATTACCCAGGCCGCCAAAATTGCTGAAGCCCACGAATTTATTCAACAACTGCCCCAAGGCTATGACACGGTGGTAGGGGAACGGGGGCAAAAACTCTCTGGGGGGCAACGTCAACGGTTAGCTATTGCCAGGGCGATTTTGAAAGACCCGCCAATCCTAGTCTTGGATGAAGCCACCTCAGCCGTAGATAACGAAACCGAAGCCGCCATTCAACGCTCCTTAGCCCACATTACCCAGAACCGCACCACTATCGCTGTTGCCCATCGCCTTTCCACGATTCGCCAGGCCCACTGTATTTATGTCATGGAGCAGGGAGAAATTGCCGAGTTTGGGACTCATGAGGAATTGCTTGAAAAAAATGGAATTTATGCCCATCTTTGGCAAGTTCAAACCGGGGCAATGGGCGAGATAAAGAAATCGTTACGCTAA